The following are encoded together in the Kribbella voronezhensis genome:
- a CDS encoding DUF6875 domain-containing protein, translating to MLTYAGVDSLGLHLYSGSDLPAEHSPERETVETILQWASGYLTNPHEDLGRNGPVCPFVSASLRKDLFRVAVHPGTPDPDQVAEMVLRYKDWFGTLEPTEGAGAQFKTVLIAFPDLDDDAVGEVIDGVQLRLKPYFVADGLMLGQFHQLPPEAGGLWNPDFRPLHAPVALLAIRHMVRSDLPFLIDEPAFVTQYERIFGTS from the coding sequence ATGTTGACCTACGCCGGCGTTGACTCGTTGGGGCTGCATCTGTACTCCGGCAGCGATCTCCCCGCCGAGCACAGCCCGGAACGCGAAACCGTCGAGACCATCCTGCAGTGGGCCAGCGGCTATCTGACCAACCCGCACGAGGATCTCGGCCGCAACGGTCCTGTCTGCCCGTTCGTCTCCGCCTCGTTGCGCAAGGACCTGTTCCGCGTCGCCGTGCATCCGGGCACGCCTGATCCGGACCAGGTCGCCGAGATGGTCCTGCGTTACAAGGACTGGTTCGGCACCCTCGAACCGACCGAGGGCGCCGGCGCACAGTTCAAGACGGTCCTGATCGCCTTCCCCGATCTCGACGACGACGCCGTGGGCGAGGTGATCGACGGAGTACAACTGCGGCTCAAGCCGTACTTCGTCGCCGACGGGTTGATGCTCGGCCAGTTCCACCAGTTGCCCCCTGAAGCAGGCGGTTTGTGGAACCCGGACTTTCGCCCGTTGCACGCCCCAGTCGCATTGCTCGCGATCCGGCACATGGTCCGCAGTGACCTGCCGTTCCTGATCGACGAGCCGGCCTTCGTCACGCAGTACGAACGGATCTTCGGTACTTCGTGA
- a CDS encoding non-ribosomal peptide synthetase/MFS transporter: MSTDLSTAAIAEALAARLAKARTKAPKRAAIPGRPAGADVVLSSAQRRLWFLHQLAPDSAAYTLPVAWRLRGPVDSERLRKALVAVVESADALRTFYPANDGTPTAVLAEAAALDWREFEGTQGFGDEVRRPFDLGVAPPFRASLFRVGPDEHVLLLCVHHIAADGWSVGLIADRLSTAYGGGGLAVGTQYADVAHWQQQRSTDCDLAYWREQLADSPRPVQLPGDRPRPAHPSDAGGEYSFQLDEAATSALRALAANQQVSTFMCLVGAFQLLCGRQAGVDDITVATPVGGRDAVPELRTVIGCLIETVLLRARIEDSQTGRELLQQVRNMVLEATEHAAAPFEEVAALLPYPAEGRPPYSVLFSATHVPRVDLDLPGLQVEPVPIDAPATKVDLTLEVADLGGPTMSASITYSTELFQPATIERFAHQYLLLLQGLTADIDAPVATLPLLTPAERSRLLAPPAATSPAPLILTGFADTVRRAPDRVAVTAADGELTYAELDALSSSLALRLLAEGAGRESVVGLSAARHTRYAVGLLGILKAGAAYVPIEPTHPPSRQTALLSSAGARLAVNLGGLPGITPLDALSNDVSPGPLPEVAAGDLAYVIFTSGSTGRPKGIAVEHGGLAAYVDAFTERLHPEDGATYAVVSTLAADLGHSMVFTALSRGGTLQLVDAELAVDSVALSKQLAQHPVDYLKIVPSHLAALIGSGNCLPRKGLVLGGAASPWSLIDSIRRQAPELRILNHYGPTETTVGVLAYEIPTEGSRPTSVPLGTPLSHAAVHILDRQGEPQPVGVWGELCVRGPAVARGYLGEASGFGGRYATGDRARWLPDGTVEFGGRLDRQTKIRGHRVEPGEIEAVLATHPAVDAAAVLVAEGSLHGYVGSTREPGDLRKWLAERLPDHLVPTTITVLPELPLNPNGKVDLAALTVPDKNAEPADRPLTGRTQQRIAAVFADLLDIPTPAPDADFFDLGGHSLLAIRAAARLRRDCGVAIVVRDLFEHRTIVALANHIDGLRRSDGPELVHRKRRSTELSHGQQRYWFLDQVDPGNPVNNLPSAFRLTGDLDHDALRAALAAVVERHEILRTAYPSVGGEPRAVVRDELDIPLPVSDLRGRTAAAIRQRIDDEFRHGFDLAAGPPLRAALLRTGEAEHLLLLTVHHIASDGWSNAVLLEDLSAAYRGESFDPLPVTYSDYTQWETEKTYHATQEFWRSELEDAPSSLDLPLDHPRPALPTHRGGAIWLDLDADLTAKLSELSRSNDVTLFMTLLAAYQVVLARYAGVEDVVVGTAVAGRDHPDLNRVVGMFVNSLPLRAKPERNLSFLTYLQHVRRTVLDGFEHSAMPFDRLLTTLDVPRDPSRTPVFTTMFVLQNTPPAALELPGLTVEPIDAATGVARTDLSLYLTEDNGGLRGALEYNSDILDRSTAERLTGYLRTLLITVAASPESKLGDLPLSDTAEREQLLNEWNATTRPLPSGLTPDWVVRQAAQRPQSIAVRDDRESLTYAELDSRSAALAQRLADLGAGKGTVVGLALERSIRMPVAILAVLRLGATYLPLDPEYPADRLSFMVEDSGAAVLITDGFAQTFGLPSVLPSVDLREPLPPATAPNKAVAGSDPAYIIYTSGSTGRPKGVVVPHSALANLLSSFAGEPGLTAEDTVLSVASMSFDMSVKELLLPLTVGATLVIGGPKLAADGEALAQRIRDTGTTYLQATPLSWQLLLETGWTGDPHLTAVCGGEALPPDLAVRLQGVVGELWNLYGPTETTVWSTREHITSAEVTVGRPISNTCVYVLDDRLRPVPLGAVGELCIGGAGVALGYHGKPELTAERFVPNPFGDGRIYRTGDLARWRSDGRLEVRGRADGQVKLRGYRIEVGEIETVLTGHPEIVSAAVTVRQDRLVAYVVGLADGTTDAELREFLRGTLPDYMLPATFVRLPGLPTTPNGKIDRLSLPAPATPSTRAHQDATPEQAAILKVFGEVLGCEVGVDDGFFDVGGDSLRAVRAVRAIDPELSVLDLFRCPSARSLADYLQTRTRAAAEVLQQMTKLGAAEAELTVVGAPFGGGGAIVYADLAQRMPDNWALYAVQPPGTDYSRPDEALIPLPELADRCAERILAEVPGKVMLYGHCVGSALAVAIAQRLERAGKIPESVVLGASFPNTRLPGVLGSIARLAPGRRQSDRMLTDTLRVLGGLGEEPPPDERAFVAKAIRHQADQGELYFTNSFTDDVPKLRSPLRVVVGDLDEATRFSSERVHDWDRFGEVVELVGLPGAGHFFHRDPRVAELLTRPPSGTVSQRTQQANLPGFLTVTAGQFVSLIGAGLSTFALGVWAYQQTGRATALATIAAFAIVPVILTAPLAGAVADRWNRRRVMMGCDLTAVAAAAMLIVLLAVDSLALWHLYVFVTVVAVTSSFRQPAYLAAVAQLVPKRYLGQANGLVGLGTAAALLFSQLLGGVLLLALSLSGVLWIDLATSVVALATLAVVKVPDLGFHVRDEPWLAEIAGGWRYLDERRGLLAVAAFFAVANGLGGVVVVVTTPMVLAFGSTATLGLVLAAQGAGLLLGGVLMAIWGGTSQRVTGMIAGVGLIGLSSVVIGLHPSAFFPIAGMFGVGFCAALINAHWLALVQVKVPHELLGRVLATILMLARVVMPLGYLAAGPLVDKVFEPPMRGGGVLARVLGPVFGTGTGRGMAVVVAATGVLLVAWSLVGLASRSLRKVEQQLPDAVED, translated from the coding sequence GTGAGCACCGACCTGAGTACCGCCGCGATCGCGGAGGCGCTCGCGGCGCGACTGGCCAAGGCGAGAACGAAGGCGCCGAAGCGGGCGGCGATTCCGGGTCGGCCTGCGGGTGCAGACGTTGTCCTGTCGTCGGCCCAGCGCAGGCTGTGGTTCCTCCACCAGCTCGCACCCGACAGCGCCGCCTACACCTTGCCGGTCGCCTGGCGTCTCCGCGGACCGGTAGACAGCGAGCGGTTACGGAAGGCGTTGGTCGCGGTCGTCGAGTCGGCGGACGCCCTCCGCACCTTCTATCCGGCGAACGACGGCACGCCGACCGCAGTGCTGGCTGAGGCTGCCGCGCTCGACTGGCGCGAGTTCGAAGGAACGCAAGGTTTCGGAGACGAAGTACGTCGACCGTTCGATCTCGGAGTCGCTCCGCCTTTCCGCGCTTCGCTGTTCAGGGTCGGGCCGGACGAGCACGTGCTGCTCCTCTGCGTTCACCACATCGCGGCGGACGGCTGGTCGGTGGGGCTGATAGCCGACCGACTCAGTACGGCGTACGGCGGTGGCGGCTTGGCTGTGGGCACTCAGTACGCCGATGTCGCGCACTGGCAGCAGCAGCGCTCGACCGATTGCGACCTGGCGTACTGGCGTGAGCAGCTGGCCGATTCGCCTCGACCGGTTCAGCTGCCCGGTGATCGTCCGCGACCCGCGCATCCGAGCGACGCGGGCGGCGAGTACTCGTTCCAACTCGACGAAGCGGCGACATCCGCCCTTCGAGCACTGGCCGCGAACCAGCAGGTCAGCACGTTCATGTGTCTGGTCGGAGCGTTCCAGCTGCTGTGCGGACGGCAGGCCGGTGTCGACGACATCACCGTGGCGACGCCGGTCGGCGGACGGGACGCCGTACCGGAGCTCCGGACGGTCATCGGCTGCCTGATCGAGACAGTGCTGCTCAGGGCAAGGATCGAGGACAGCCAGACCGGCCGGGAACTCCTTCAGCAGGTACGAAACATGGTGCTGGAGGCAACCGAACATGCCGCGGCTCCGTTCGAGGAGGTCGCCGCGCTGCTGCCGTATCCGGCCGAGGGCAGACCGCCGTACTCCGTGCTGTTCAGCGCCACACACGTGCCGCGGGTGGACCTGGACCTGCCAGGTCTCCAGGTCGAGCCGGTCCCCATCGATGCGCCGGCCACGAAGGTCGACCTCACGCTGGAGGTCGCCGACCTCGGTGGTCCCACGATGTCCGCGTCGATCACCTACAGCACCGAACTCTTCCAGCCGGCGACGATCGAGCGGTTCGCTCACCAATATCTCCTGCTGCTCCAAGGCCTCACCGCCGACATCGATGCCCCGGTCGCCACCCTGCCGCTGCTGACCCCCGCTGAGCGGTCCAGACTCCTCGCACCTCCAGCGGCAACCAGCCCAGCACCGCTGATCCTCACCGGCTTCGCCGACACCGTACGGCGAGCGCCGGACCGGGTTGCCGTGACGGCCGCCGACGGCGAACTCACGTACGCCGAGTTGGACGCCCTCAGCAGCTCTCTCGCCCTGCGCCTCCTTGCCGAAGGAGCAGGGCGAGAGAGCGTGGTCGGCCTCTCCGCCGCACGACACACCCGGTACGCCGTCGGGCTGCTCGGCATCCTCAAGGCCGGCGCCGCTTACGTCCCGATCGAGCCGACTCATCCGCCGTCGCGGCAGACTGCCCTCCTGTCCTCCGCCGGCGCCCGCCTCGCCGTCAATCTCGGCGGTCTACCAGGCATCACTCCGCTGGATGCCCTAAGCAACGATGTCAGCCCCGGACCGCTTCCAGAAGTAGCAGCGGGAGATCTGGCGTATGTGATCTTCACCTCCGGATCGACGGGTCGGCCCAAAGGTATAGCGGTCGAGCACGGTGGTCTCGCGGCATACGTGGACGCCTTCACCGAAAGACTCCACCCGGAGGACGGTGCCACCTATGCGGTGGTGTCGACACTGGCGGCCGACCTTGGACACTCGATGGTCTTCACCGCCTTGTCCCGCGGTGGGACCCTTCAGCTGGTCGACGCAGAGCTCGCGGTCGACTCGGTTGCTCTGAGCAAGCAATTGGCGCAACACCCGGTGGACTACCTCAAGATCGTCCCGTCACATCTGGCCGCACTGATCGGCTCCGGCAACTGCCTGCCACGGAAGGGCTTGGTTCTCGGTGGCGCGGCCTCGCCGTGGTCACTGATCGACTCCATCCGTCGCCAGGCGCCAGAGCTGAGGATCCTCAATCACTACGGCCCGACCGAGACGACCGTCGGAGTACTGGCCTACGAGATCCCCACCGAAGGCAGCAGGCCGACCAGTGTTCCGCTGGGCACGCCGTTGAGCCATGCAGCCGTGCACATTCTGGATCGGCAGGGTGAGCCGCAGCCGGTCGGTGTCTGGGGAGAACTCTGCGTTCGCGGACCGGCGGTGGCGCGGGGATATCTCGGCGAGGCCTCCGGATTCGGCGGGCGGTACGCGACCGGCGATCGCGCGAGGTGGCTGCCGGACGGGACCGTTGAGTTCGGCGGACGGCTCGATCGCCAGACCAAGATCCGCGGGCATCGGGTCGAGCCCGGCGAGATCGAGGCTGTGCTCGCCACTCATCCGGCGGTCGATGCGGCCGCGGTTCTGGTCGCCGAGGGCAGTCTCCACGGGTACGTCGGTAGCACCCGCGAACCCGGCGACCTCCGTAAGTGGCTGGCGGAGCGGTTGCCGGACCATCTCGTGCCCACGACCATCACCGTGCTGCCCGAACTGCCGCTGAACCCCAACGGAAAGGTCGACCTCGCAGCACTGACGGTGCCCGACAAGAATGCCGAGCCGGCCGATCGACCGTTGACCGGCCGGACCCAGCAGCGCATCGCTGCCGTCTTCGCCGACCTGCTCGACATTCCGACTCCGGCACCGGACGCCGACTTCTTCGACCTGGGCGGCCACTCCCTGCTGGCGATCCGGGCCGCTGCGAGGCTTCGGCGTGATTGCGGTGTCGCGATCGTCGTCCGCGACCTCTTCGAGCATCGCACGATCGTTGCCCTGGCCAATCACATCGACGGACTGCGCCGCAGCGACGGCCCCGAGCTGGTCCATCGGAAGCGACGGTCGACCGAGTTGTCGCACGGCCAGCAGCGATACTGGTTCCTGGACCAGGTCGACCCAGGCAACCCGGTCAACAACCTGCCGAGCGCGTTCCGCCTCACCGGCGACCTGGACCACGACGCCCTGCGCGCCGCCCTCGCCGCGGTCGTCGAGCGTCACGAGATCCTGCGGACGGCGTACCCGAGTGTCGGCGGCGAGCCGCGGGCCGTCGTACGGGACGAGCTCGACATCCCCTTGCCTGTCAGTGATCTGCGAGGTCGGACCGCAGCTGCGATCCGGCAGCGGATCGACGACGAGTTCCGGCACGGCTTCGATCTCGCGGCCGGTCCGCCGTTGCGTGCTGCCCTGTTGCGAACTGGGGAAGCCGAACACCTTCTGCTGCTGACCGTTCACCACATCGCCAGCGACGGCTGGTCGAACGCGGTCCTGCTCGAAGACCTCTCGGCGGCGTACCGGGGTGAGTCGTTCGACCCACTGCCGGTGACGTACTCCGACTACACCCAGTGGGAGACGGAGAAGACCTATCACGCCACGCAGGAGTTCTGGCGATCCGAACTGGAGGATGCCCCGAGCTCTCTCGACCTGCCACTGGATCACCCGAGGCCGGCGCTGCCCACGCATCGCGGCGGCGCGATCTGGCTGGATCTCGACGCGGACCTGACCGCGAAGCTCTCCGAGCTGAGCCGCTCCAACGACGTGACCCTGTTCATGACCCTGCTCGCCGCCTACCAGGTCGTACTTGCCCGGTACGCCGGAGTCGAGGACGTCGTGGTCGGTACGGCGGTCGCCGGTCGCGACCACCCGGACCTCAACCGCGTCGTCGGCATGTTCGTGAACAGCCTGCCGCTGCGGGCGAAGCCCGAGCGCAACCTCTCGTTCCTGACCTACCTGCAGCATGTACGCCGTACCGTGCTGGATGGCTTCGAGCACTCCGCGATGCCGTTCGACCGGTTGCTCACGACGCTCGACGTACCACGCGATCCGAGCCGTACGCCGGTCTTCACCACCATGTTCGTCCTGCAGAACACACCCCCGGCTGCCCTTGAGCTGCCCGGCCTCACAGTAGAACCGATCGACGCGGCCACCGGTGTCGCCCGGACCGACCTGTCGCTGTATCTCACCGAGGACAACGGCGGGCTCCGCGGAGCACTGGAATACAACAGCGACATCCTCGATCGATCCACCGCCGAACGTCTGACGGGCTATCTACGGACCCTGCTGATCACGGTCGCGGCCTCGCCGGAATCAAAGCTGGGCGACCTGCCGCTCAGCGACACAGCCGAACGCGAACAGCTCCTCAACGAGTGGAACGCGACAACTCGCCCATTGCCAAGCGGCCTCACCCCCGACTGGGTAGTCCGGCAAGCTGCCCAGCGCCCGCAGAGCATCGCCGTACGAGACGATCGCGAGTCGCTCACCTACGCCGAGCTGGACAGTCGATCGGCTGCCCTGGCGCAGCGGCTCGCGGACCTCGGGGCCGGCAAGGGAACGGTCGTCGGGCTCGCGCTGGAGCGATCCATCCGGATGCCCGTAGCGATTCTCGCCGTACTCCGGCTGGGCGCTACCTACCTCCCCCTCGACCCCGAGTATCCGGCCGACCGGCTGTCCTTCATGGTCGAGGACTCAGGTGCTGCGGTGCTGATCACGGACGGGTTCGCCCAGACCTTCGGCCTGCCCTCGGTCCTGCCCTCGGTCGACCTGCGGGAACCGCTACCACCCGCCACGGCTCCCAACAAAGCGGTGGCCGGCAGCGACCCGGCGTACATCATCTACACGTCCGGCTCGACCGGTCGTCCCAAGGGTGTGGTCGTCCCGCACAGTGCGCTGGCCAACCTCCTGTCGTCGTTCGCGGGAGAGCCTGGCCTGACGGCTGAGGACACCGTGCTCTCGGTGGCCAGCATGTCGTTCGACATGTCCGTGAAGGAACTCCTGCTGCCGTTGACCGTCGGCGCAACCCTCGTCATCGGCGGTCCGAAACTCGCAGCCGACGGCGAGGCGCTGGCCCAGCGGATCCGCGACACCGGTACGACGTACCTGCAGGCGACTCCGCTGAGCTGGCAACTCCTGCTCGAAACCGGCTGGACCGGCGATCCTCATCTGACGGCCGTCTGTGGCGGAGAGGCGCTGCCGCCCGACCTGGCCGTCCGGCTCCAGGGCGTGGTCGGCGAACTCTGGAACCTCTACGGACCGACGGAAACCACAGTGTGGTCGACGCGCGAGCACATCACCTCGGCCGAGGTCACCGTCGGCCGGCCGATCTCCAACACCTGCGTCTACGTGCTGGACGACCGGTTGCGACCAGTCCCCCTCGGCGCGGTCGGCGAGCTGTGCATCGGAGGCGCCGGAGTCGCCCTCGGCTACCACGGCAAGCCGGAACTGACTGCCGAGCGCTTCGTGCCGAACCCCTTCGGCGACGGCCGGATCTATCGCACCGGCGATCTGGCCCGGTGGCGCTCCGACGGCCGGCTCGAGGTCCGCGGCCGGGCGGACGGTCAGGTCAAGCTCCGCGGCTACCGGATCGAGGTCGGCGAGATCGAGACCGTTCTGACCGGTCATCCCGAGATCGTCTCGGCGGCCGTCACGGTCCGGCAGGACCGCCTGGTCGCGTACGTCGTCGGACTCGCCGACGGAACCACCGATGCGGAGCTGCGCGAGTTCCTGCGCGGCACGCTGCCCGATTACATGCTGCCGGCAACGTTCGTCCGGCTGCCCGGGCTGCCGACCACGCCGAACGGCAAGATCGACCGGCTCTCGCTGCCCGCTCCGGCAACACCGTCCACCAGAGCACACCAGGACGCGACCCCGGAGCAAGCGGCGATTCTGAAGGTCTTCGGCGAGGTGCTCGGCTGCGAGGTCGGCGTCGACGACGGATTCTTCGACGTCGGCGGTGACTCGCTCCGCGCAGTACGGGCTGTGCGGGCGATCGATCCAGAGCTGTCGGTCCTCGACCTGTTCCGCTGTCCCAGTGCGCGATCGCTGGCCGACTACCTGCAGACGAGGACTCGGGCTGCGGCGGAAGTCCTGCAGCAGATGACGAAACTCGGTGCCGCCGAAGCAGAGCTCACCGTGGTCGGAGCACCCTTCGGAGGCGGCGGCGCCATCGTGTACGCCGACCTGGCGCAACGCATGCCGGACAACTGGGCCCTTTACGCAGTCCAGCCGCCAGGCACCGACTACTCGCGTCCCGACGAGGCACTGATTCCCCTGCCGGAGTTGGCCGATCGCTGTGCGGAACGGATTCTCGCCGAGGTCCCAGGCAAGGTGATGCTCTACGGTCACTGCGTCGGCAGCGCGCTGGCCGTCGCCATCGCGCAGCGACTCGAGCGGGCGGGCAAGATCCCGGAGTCCGTTGTCCTCGGCGCATCGTTCCCCAACACGCGGCTGCCCGGCGTGCTGGGATCGATCGCCCGGCTCGCACCGGGACGACGCCAGTCCGACCGGATGCTCACGGACACTCTCCGAGTTCTCGGCGGCCTTGGCGAAGAGCCACCGCCGGATGAGCGCGCCTTTGTGGCCAAGGCGATCCGGCATCAAGCCGATCAAGGTGAGCTCTACTTCACGAACTCCTTCACCGACGACGTGCCCAAGCTGAGAAGTCCGTTGCGGGTGGTGGTCGGCGACCTCGACGAGGCGACGCGGTTCTCCTCGGAACGGGTACACGACTGGGACCGGTTCGGCGAGGTGGTGGAGCTGGTCGGACTTCCCGGCGCCGGTCACTTCTTCCACCGCGATCCCCGAGTCGCCGAACTGCTCACCAGGCCACCCTCAGGCACTGTCTCGCAGCGCACCCAGCAAGCGAACCTGCCCGGCTTCCTGACCGTCACCGCGGGACAATTCGTCTCGCTCATCGGTGCCGGGCTGTCGACCTTCGCGCTCGGCGTCTGGGCCTACCAGCAGACCGGCCGCGCCACCGCACTCGCCACCATCGCCGCCTTCGCGATCGTGCCGGTGATCCTCACCGCTCCATTGGCCGGCGCCGTCGCCGACCGGTGGAACCGTCGTCGCGTGATGATGGGCTGCGATCTGACGGCCGTGGCGGCCGCAGCGATGCTGATCGTCTTGCTGGCAGTCGATTCCCTGGCCCTGTGGCATCTGTACGTCTTCGTGACAGTGGTCGCGGTGACCTCGTCCTTCCGACAACCTGCTTATCTCGCCGCAGTCGCCCAGTTGGTCCCCAAACGCTATCTGGGACAGGCGAACGGCTTGGTAGGGCTGGGAACCGCAGCCGCGCTCCTCTTCTCGCAGTTGCTCGGCGGCGTTCTGCTCTTGGCCCTCAGCCTCAGCGGAGTGCTCTGGATCGACCTCGCGACCTCGGTTGTGGCATTGGCGACCCTGGCCGTGGTGAAGGTGCCGGACCTCGGCTTCCACGTCCGCGACGAGCCATGGCTGGCCGAGATCGCCGGCGGCTGGCGCTACCTCGACGAACGCCGCGGCCTGCTCGCCGTGGCGGCCTTCTTCGCGGTCGCGAACGGACTCGGCGGCGTTGTGGTCGTCGTCACCACCCCGATGGTTCTCGCCTTCGGCAGTACGGCGACGCTCGGGCTGGTGCTGGCGGCCCAAGGCGCCGGGCTCCTGCTCGGCGGCGTCCTGATGGCGATCTGGGGCGGCACCTCACAACGAGTCACCGGAATGATCGCCGGCGTCGGCCTGATCGGGCTGAGCTCCGTGGTGATCGGCCTGCATCCTTCCGCCTTCTTCCCCATCGCCGGCATGTTCGGCGTCGGGTTCTGCGCTGCCCTGATCAACGCGCACTGGCTGGCTCTGGTCCAGGTGAAGGTGCCGCACGAACTGCTCGGCCGGGTGCTGGCGACGATCCTGATGCTGGCCCGGGTCGTCATGCCGCTCGGCTACCTGGCCGCCGGGCCCTTGGTGGACAAGGTTTTCGAGCCGCCGATGCGCGGGGGCGGCGTACTCGCCCGGGTCCTCGGGCCGGTCTTCGGCACCGGCACCGGCCGCGGCATGGCCGTGGTGGTCGCGGCCACTGGCGTACTGCTTGTCGCGTGGTCGCTTGTCGGCCTCGCGTCCCGCTCACTTCGCAAGGTCGAACAACAGCTACCCGATGCAGTGGAGGACTGA